In Lepus europaeus isolate LE1 chromosome 9, mLepTim1.pri, whole genome shotgun sequence, the following are encoded in one genomic region:
- the GRP gene encoding gastrin-releasing peptide, with amino-acid sequence MRSRELPLVLLALVLCQAPRGPAAPVSAGGGTLLAKMYPRGNHWAVGHLMGKKSTGESPYASERDSLKQQLREYIRWEEAARSLLGLMEEKGNRNQQPPRLELLGNLQPTWDSEDSSNFRDVGSKRQESW; translated from the exons ATGCGAAGCCGAGAGCTCCCGCTAGTCCTCCTGGCGCTGGTGCTGTGCCAGGCGCCCCGGGGGCCAGCGGCCCCGGTGTCAGCGGGCGGAGGCACCTTGTTGGCCAAGATGTACCCGCGCGGCAACCACTGGGCAGTGG GGCACTTGATGGGGAAGAAGAGCACAGGAGAGTCGCCCTACGCTTCTGAAAGGGACAGCCTGAAGCAGCAGCTGCGGGAGTACATTCGGTGGGAAGAAGCTGCCAGGAGTTTGCTGGGCCTCATGGAAGAAAAGGGGAATAGGAACCAGCAGCCACCTCGACTCGAGCTCCTGGGCAACCTCCAGCCTACCTGGGATTCAGAGGACAGCAGCAACTTTCGAGACGTTGGCTCAAAACGCCAAGAAAG CTGGTAG